Genomic window (Ananas comosus cultivar F153 linkage group 16, ASM154086v1, whole genome shotgun sequence):
tcacttgcaagttgttgaaaatattttaaattttgttcggAGTTGGACACAACAAACTTTAAAATCTTATTCACACGCATAAAAATCTcgttcaatatttttttactttttttttagaagatataaaataaagggacaattgcttatatactcttgAAATTTTTCGATTTTCTAATTTGTTCTTattagaaagctaatattaaaaatatcttttttatgttccaacctatttaaaaaatatccatagagttaaattctgttaaagAATGGTTAGCAATAGTTGTTATCTCtacaaaattactattttgctctttttagtatacccttctatcatcacccgacttttcttatttgcccttacgttaagggcacaaaaagtattttgatttttgatattttcatatataccctTCTGctatcactaatttttttatttgtccatAAGTTACGAACAAAATAggtatttcaatttttttaattctgatagatatttgatttatatttaacccaagttaacttaacggatgaTAACTGTAgcgatattttgaaataacggagaaatatatgagaaatatattaaaaaattaaaaatatataagatatttttcgaaaatttgAGAAGTATATGATAATTatccctaaaataaaattttctacgGCAAAATCTCCATCATAAGATCATCTAAGAAGCtttgtttttttagaaaaaaatttattggaaACTTCGCTCCAAAGAAGGTGACGTAATTGCTCGAGTCATTTGATCTTGATCCGATCGACCATCGCTTTCGCCCCCATTTTCGTAGAATGTTCCCCAACCCAATGAATTGACCAAACCATCTAaaaagtttattaaatattttaataaaatataaaaatatataaaatttttataaatacttaCTTTTCATTTGTCCGTcttgactttcaaaaatttattttttattttttttaaatttcaaatcaatatgTTTCTTTCGCCAAGCTTCTCttactattcattttatttttttaatttatattgaaaatatttttaaaaataatataaataaattatttttttatagaataagtaaagataaggccaatttgcataaaaaattcacaaattttgagcttttgcaaaattggaccgccttttttaattttgcagattcggaccgaatttttcgccatcggacgaaaatatctttattccttttctttctctctcttctttcttttttccttcgttattttttttttccgccacctcctcctccgcaaCACCCTCCccatcgcctcctcctcctccaatgaACCTACCTCCTCCTTCCatcgcctctccctctcccatgACGAtgcccccaccttcctcgccagATTCGACCCCACACCCACGGTGCCAATCTCGAGGACTcctgtggcggcggcggcggaggaggccggGGATCCCTCTCTGCCGACCACTTCTCCGCGTCGACGCCATCGCCGACCTCACAAAGATCGTTGGCCGCATGATCCGCACCGGGTATGGCCAGGANTccgccccctcctccgccgccgacgccaCCGATGACGTCCTCGGCGTCggtgtcgtcgtcgtcgagctCCCGCGTCCCCGCTGCAGCGCTCTCGAGCCAGGTAGGCATAGCCCTAGATGGGGCGACGCTGTCATGCGCCGCGAAGCTCCGCGGCGGCACTCGCGATACGGGGATCGCTCGCGCTCGCGCTCGTTCTCGTGCTCGAACAGGAGTGGCGAAGGTGGCAGAGGGATGGGGCGAGTCGGCGGCGTAGGTAAATCCGACTCGATTTTTAGAAACTTTTTGTTGTTacggtgtaatggtgtaaaaaagaagcaggaagaggaagaggatgagaagaagaaatggtgcaattttgaatgaaatagtgtaaaatttggcgaaataatgtaatttttattttaaagagtataacatTCACCTTAAACAGtacaatttttctaaaaaaatagtgcaatttaattttaacagtgcaaccttcatcttctttttcctttttcgctgattttttgcttctttttctttctttttctctgattTTTGGCCTTGTCCGATAATAGTAACGATACATAATAGTTTTTCAaagagataatttttttttatttttttttattttttattttttttctatcctctGCATCTTTGTTTGCTCTTCATTATTCACCACTAGATGGATCAGAGCGAGGACGAGGCCGCGTTGCCgccggcgtcgtcgtcgtcgacgagGAGCTGGGAGTCAAGGCCGCGGAGGCGCTTGAGGGAGAGCTCCTCGAGGAGCGGGCATCTGCGGACGACGGCGAGGATGCCCGAGGCGCCAAAGGAGCAGGAGGCGACAGAGAGCTTGCGGAGGACGGGGCAGCGGAGGGCCACGGCCGCCAGTGCCGCGTCGCCGATGCTGTCGGAGCGGCGGTCGCAGCGGAGGGCGAGGCGGGAGACGACGCAGAagcgaagagaaaaaaaaaagaacgagagaaaaaaaaagaggaaagagaaaaaataataagggtattttagtcagtttgctgaaaatttggatcgaatctgcaaaatcgaaaatagggacccaattttgcaaaagcccaaaattagtgaatttttttttgcaaaaaggcctaaagataatttagtcatttcgtttatttaattaatgCGGTAAACTTCTGACAATACTTTTGAAATTTAAGGAGATAAAATGTAGGTTCtctaaaattatagaagaatgtaaaaaatagttatttacaaaatttttcttttttgtattttagccaCAAATTTAATAGATCCTGAACCGCCTTTGATTGTATATCTtgtaaataactttttttaggACTATTATACTCTTGCGAGTACAGAAAGCCTTCgtacttaaattattttttatgatagaactttcaaattgatgatctaTATCGTTAAGtatgatttagagcatttgcAATTGTAATAAAGTCTACCAACTGGGTATAAAAGTACCATCTTCatagtgcttttgagagtattctagctaaactctctctctctatatatatattataaaataatagcaATATCTCTTTGACCCTATTCCAATATGTGTACATCATGTGCCTTGTCATGTAGAATTAAATAGCTTCATCTCTTTGATGCTACTCTTATTAAATACATGACAATATTGCagtgtttggtttggtttggtttggaatTTGGGACTTCCTATATTAACCATCAAGCCCTAAGCTAACTGCAAATACGGTCAGTCAGGAACTAGTTTTATCTATTAAACTCCGCTTGAAGTACGAAacaactaatttttaaatttagaatctcaagtatcaatcattaaattcttaacaaaaaaaaaaaaaaagaaaatacagcTAGCTACCCACTTTTGTTCATTTTTGAAAAAGCTCAAACTTCAGACTCAAGGTATGAATTATTATATCCTCTCAGCGAATCGTGCAATAAATATGATCGGTACgaaattatctttattttttaacttggctagcaatatgaattaattatatttcgAATTTGGAATTTCAAATACTAACCATCAAACTTTGAACCacaaaaaaattagggataatTGCATATGGCAACCAGCAATGTTATCAAATAGCAAATAGATCCCTATAAAATTGaagttatcaaatttatccCTCCAAATGTCCTTCCGTTTGCAAATACAACCTCCTGTTAACAAAATGTTGATAACAATGAGTGAAAAAAGCTAACAACAGTTAGCATTTttactctttatatatatatataatttgtatttcaaTGTTGAGTTTCGtcatttttttcatattctCCTCTTTATTTATGATGAGCGATTCCCTAGGTTGAGGCGAATATAAGATTCGTTGCACTTACCACAGCGAAGacgaaaagagagagatagaaagaaagataaatttttgtaggaacaaATTTGTAAGGACATAATAGTTATTTTACACGTCCGCCGTTAAAAAACTAATGGTGAATCAAATGGGCAGGGATACAAATGCACGAATCAAAACttttagagagatatatttgccaACTAAAAAACTTTCGAAGGAATAATATCTTGTTTGTTTCCGTAGTAATATTGTGTTCCGTATATTGTAATGGGCAGGGATCAAAACTAACGGTGAATCAAATGGGCAGGGATACAAATGCACAAATCAAAACTTTTAGGGAGATATATTTGCCaactaaaaaattttcgaaggaataatatcttgtttgtttccgtagtaatattgtgttccgcaCATCGTAATGAATCGGTTATGATTTATTTTCTGTGATCCCACTGGAGAACGCAGAAGTccatccctatatgcttttatcCCAAGTctattttggctaaattataaaaaattttcttgtcAATATTcgctttttttactttcccccaTTGTCAttaaaaaacctacattttgccctttaaaaaataaaaaatgttcatttcGGCCCCCGTCGTTAATGTTCTGTTTATATCccattttttataccaaaaatacttCTGAAActctcatctcctcctccttcctcattGACATCCTCGGCCGCGCTGCCTCGCCCTACTCCGCCGCCTTGCACTCGCCCTCGAGGGAGGCACGGGCGAGGGTGTGGGATGAGCAGGATTAGAAAGGAGAcgaataaaataagaataatttcgTCATTTTATTATACCGTACcctcctgtgaatattttttatttttaagcagacaaagtaaatttttgaatgacagaggaaaaaagtaaaaaagcagaTGTTGACAGGcaagttttctgtaatttagccctccattttatttaataacatCATATGaatctcaataccaaattaaatctaaatttgataacttaaattttataaaaataaatttactatttaatatctTTACAGCAACCTCTATAAAATTAaccaagtcaaaaaaaaaatacagtaaaCTACCCATTGTTCACTACACGACAAGAAAaaaggaaacttcaaatacctcgcTGCGGTTTtataatttctcactttagtaccatatggtttaaagtgtatcaagttagtaccttgtggtttcgcactttctcactttagtatcctgtggtttcgcgctttctcactttagtactctgtggtttaatatttcattaaattatatacttcgaaatggataataaaaaaagaaaattaaaaccaccgggtactaacttgatacaaaaataaaatcatagagtactaacttgatacacgtGAAACAATAGAgtactgaagtgagaaagtgcaaaactacagaatactaactggatatattttaaaccatagagtactgaaatgagaaagtgtgaaatcacagaaagggtatttgaagtatcccaaagaaaaaaaaaaaaaaaaaaggaaaaaaaacccGTAGACTTTGAATTTCAGATACCCATGGTCTCACGCACCTTTTATCCTCCCCACCCTTTTCCCCTTACCCCTCGCGCGTCGCCATGGGAGTGGGAATTGAGGTGGAGGTCGAGTCGCCATGGGCGTGGGCGTGGAGCTCGGcgacggtggtggtggtggtggtggtggtggggatgGCGGTGTGGTGGGGGGTGCGGATGGTGGAGTGGGGGCTGCGGGCGCAGGGGCTGCGCGGGAGCCGCTACCACCCCTTCGCCGGCGACCTCCCGGAGAACGCCCGGCTCAACGCCGCCGCCCGCTCCCGgcccctccctctctccccctccccccaccGCATCGTTACCCGCGTCTTCCCTATGTTCCACCGAGTCATGAAGCTACACGGTCAGCACTACATTTTACATCTTctctattcaaaaatttataaccGAGTTGAACTCCTccgcttttaaaaatataggagcaTTTATGCTTGTGGATCATCTCAAAATTTATTCAATACTATTAACCTTGCGTCTTCTTAAATCTTCTTTATTATTAGTGCTGCATAAATCTTAACACGATTCGGGTGGTTAAAAAAATCACGTGCACCGTACGTAAACTCTTATACTTTTATTAATAGCAACTTCTATACATTTAAAAGTGCATGAGCTCAACTCTGGtaaaatatatacttattttAGAATgtactaataattttattttattagtactGTACGGATTTTAGAAGATAATTTGTTGTATCACGCTTGTAATAATAAGCCATTCATATCTctccttttaaaaataaagtacaataaaaatattttttttataatcatgaatGATGTGatgaattaatttaaaataatttatttgattgattgAAAACATCGCGTTACTAATATAATCgatgcattctaaaattttttgaattttaaaacaaTCCAGCGGTCAAAGAATTATAAGCATGTTGAGTTccaatgcttttaaaagcacggGATCTGAACTGGCGTAAAATACGCACTTCGTTGTaggtttttttttggggttaaAATGTAAATATACCCCTGAAAATTTATCTGTTTTGAAATTGATTACCCCAACTTTTCTCTAGCAGCTTTTTTTAGCAGCTTTTGTTTATATATCCTTACTATTATTCAACATTTTCAAAGTAATACCCCATTAGTAAAACGCAAGCGAAGTAgggatatttgaaaaaataaataaataaaatcgaGAAAAATATTCTGGttctccaaaaataaataaattatttttgaagtttCGAATTATGAATTGCCTAGTGCTGCAGATTGATGACATATTAGGTCTTTTGATGATCTGCCAATTCGAAGAGATGTAAGAGGTGGAGTGAAATTAAAATGCACGAAATTTTGATCTGAAATGTGTAACATGTTGTAAAGCTTCTTTAAATGATCATTATGATGAATCTCTGATATGTGGGAAGCTCAAAACTGCAggtaaaatttcttttatttggtttggtCCAACACCCAGAGTGACAGTTACTGACCCAGAGCTGGTGAGGGAAGTTCTGTCAAACAAGTTTGGGCACTTCGAGAAGCCGGCAGCGAGCCCTCTCGTAAAATTGTTGGCTGACGGGCTCGCAAACTACGAAGGCGAAAAATGGGCCAGGCACAGGAGAATCCTCAATCCGGCTTTTCATCTCGAAAAGCTTAAGGTAATTTGTGGTTTCGAAGGAACATCGGCCCTATTTCGTAGGTTACGGTGTGCGATATGGTTACGAAGGATGAATAAGATATGCACAGTTCCGACAAGATTTCATTGTCCAGAACAAAGGGGGATACATACACATAGATGATTCTTTGGTTTATTCTagataaggatttaagtgtcgagGTACAGAGTCATGTTGAGCGCGAGCACGGTATGACACGGTGCCGCACCGTGCCATGCTGATGTGTGCCTTTGACGATACATGTGTTtggcaaattttattttctttggcccTAGTATATTTTGGATTTCTCAATATATCGTTTGTTAAATATTTGTAACTTATTGATATAATTACTTGATAGTTTCAGAAAAAAGAAGTGGGTTTTCGGCTGTACCGTCAGTAGGAGGGTCGAGTCATGCTGATACTTTGTCGGCACCGTACAACACTGTGGTCATTAAATCCTTGCTTCTAGGGCATCGGACGATAAGAAATAGTTGATATGAAGCTAAATTTCCGATCTGATATACAAAGATAGACGCATTCCAGTGTTAACTAACTCACATTTTCCTCTTCAATGAGTCTTTTCTTTGTGTGTACTCTTGCAGCGTATGCTGCCGTCGTTCTCTACTTGTTGTACTGAGTTGATCGCCAGATGGGAGAATTTAGTTCCGTCAGAAGGATCGTCTGAAATAGATGTTTGGCCGGAGCTGCAGAACTTCACGGGAGACGTCATCTCCCGAACTGCTTTCGGTAGCAGCTACCAAGAAGGACGACGAATATTTCAGCTTCAATCAGAGCTTGCCGAGCGCCTTATTCAGGCTTTTCAGTATTTGCATATCCCAGGTTACAGGTGTGTCCTTTTCTCATTTGGGTTGATGTTCCAATTGCCTATTACGATTTGCTGTTAATTCATTGAACTCAATCGGTTGAAATATGATGTATTTTGATAAACACTATCATTATTCGCTGTTGTATAGGTTTCTCCCGACGAAGAACAATAGGAGAATGAAAGAGATCGATGGAGAGATTCGATCACTCCTAAGAGGCATAATCgggaagagagaaaaagctATTAAGGTGGGCGAAGCTACTAACGACGACCTACTGGGCTTGATGTTGGAGTCGAATATGAGATACTTCGAAGAGAATGCAAACTCGAACCTCAAGATGAGCACTGACGAGGTGATCGTAGAATGCAAGCTATTCTACTTTGCAGGACAAGAGACGACGTCGGTATTGCTGACATGGACGATGGTTGCTCTAAGCATGCATCCCGAATGGCAGGCTCGCGCAAGAGAAGAGGTTTTGCAAGTCTTTGGGAATGGTAGACCTGATTTCGAAGGCTTGAGCCGCTTAAAGATTGTGAGTATCAGTTTAATTCTCGTAGagtttttgttcttgttttcGGTGAATGAAGAATTATGCAGCGTATAGACATTGGAAGATTCGAAAGTCGTGTTAAACTAGAACATATCAGGAATAATTTGAACTCTATGTGCGACAGGTGACGATGATCTTTTACGAGGTTCTTCGACTCTACCCGCCTGTGATCTTCCTCAACAGGAAAACATACAAAGAAATGAAGCTCGGAGGCATAACTTACCCGCCTGGAGTAACCCTCATGTTGCTCACCATCTTCCTGCACCACGATCCCGACATCTGGGGCCAAGACGCATCCGAGTTCAGGCCGGAGAGATTCGCTGAGGGGATATCAAAGGCTTCGAAAGACCAAGTCGCGTTCTTTCCTTTTGGTTGGGGGCCCCGCATTTGTATCGGGCAAAGTTTCGCGCTGCTCGAAGCTAAGATGGGGCTCAGCATGATCCTTCAGCGGTTCACCTTCGAGCTCTCACCATCGTACATTCACGCCCCGTACACTGTTATAACTCTCCAGCCCCAGCACGGTGCTCAAATCAACTTTCGTAGGTTATGATTGATTTCGCCGTGCtcgtatacatatatatgttaatagTATGAGGTTTTCCAACAATAGCAAATGACAAAGTGAATGTTGTAGCACCTTTTGGTGAGTAATGCAACTGGGCATGTGTGAATTGCAGAAAAGATACATGTGTAATGGCAAATACAGTTATGTTACTCCTAGCTTTACTATATATGTTTGGTACACTTCATTATTCCTAACTAGGAATCAACCTATGTTGATCCTATATTCTGAAAATTAGCATAAtctaaaattacaaatattttcaTAGTTTTCTTGGTGGCGgagctctttattctttatttcatCATTCATTAGAGATGATTCTGAATTAATTATGATGCATTAGTCCTATTTGCACTGATAATGATACACTTTTGGTCTCTACAAAAACTTTAGGGGGTTCAGCTGTTTGGGATCATGAATAGTTCATAAGCACTCTTTACTTTAGACATAGGAGAGCAAAGAAGAGATTTTCTCTGGAAGAAGCTTTTCTGGTGCTCCTATTAAATTGAGAGACATTGTCCTTTTTGCAATATTGATAAATTTGAATGAGTCGGACAacgacactttgacttcaaCTTTTTATCTTTAGAGATTTacttagtatatttcatataattcttgcacctataaattcattaatgtAAGTAAttgacttaaattttgaagtcaaactGTTGACTAAATCAAATTagacaaattaaaagattggataataaaatcaaaattttaaaagattgagtaaccgattcaaaatgatccataattcagataaattttgtatgcTTTTACTGTCTCTTATAAGCTTAAAGCGAATAACTGCAATACTACACTTGAACATTTTTTAAGTATAAGGCCAAGCCCATTTATACACATTTGGCCCACAAAACCATATCTTACTTGCACCTAGCAAGTTAGGTTTGTAACCAGATTATAATCCGATACTTCTTTATCTTTTGAGTTGCAGATTATAATCCGATACTTCTTTATCTTTTGAGTTGTTCTAGCGGATCAATCGCTCAAGATCTTTGGTCTTTATCTAGAccctatgaaaaaaaaaattggattaaTGATCGATCCGACAGAAAATGgaaaaatagagtaaaattttagttttttttttttaagaggggAAGAGCATAGCTCCAACCACCGGAGATAAACTCTAGGCAGGATTATAGAGGATTGACTAAACTCTAGATTCTttacaaaataacaaaaaaaatattgactaGATGGAGAGTATAATATTTTCTTTGTATGCTTCTTGAATCAGTctgtctcttctttttttttttttcctttcagaaTTGAGCTAAAgtatttttagaagcaccaagaaaTTAGTACTATAAAATTTTTGGTCATTAATGGTGGCTCATGATAACCGAACCCCCTATTGTGCATGATTGACCGGTCAAAAGAGTTGATCAACAAACCAAAACGACTGGAGTGTCGACTCCTTGCTGCCCCTAATAGTTTTTCGACTGAActctttttttctcaattttagaTTAGTCACCGAACATAGGGAGTTTTAGGTATCGAGCCCATGTTTCGTATTAATGATTCATTTTTTGTGATGTTTTGCGTCCAAACATATTAACTTTTCTAACTTTGTTTCACttgagaagaaaataaaatacacaAATATGTTTAGTCTcacttttgcttttatttttccaaTAGTATTTCTCCACAAAATCTTCTACACCGGCGAAAAGCAAAACAACAAGATCTCAAGTTTGAAAGACAAAagtctaatatattttttatttcactaaCAAGTTTAGGGTTGGACACAACAAACATTAAAATCTTCTTCACACACATAAAAATCAcgttcaatattttttttatttttttttctataggttataaaataaaattttctcgaAGTCTCAAAAGTTTTCTGTTACGGCAAAATCTCCAtcacccgtttggttcggaattaaggggtggaataaccctttAACTCCGAAGTTATTCTCAAACACCAATTTGgggggtgggattagctaatcccatcCCAAATGGACTATCCCGAGATAGCCCAAGATAGTCCATTTGGAATagagttagctaaccccaccccactCCACCCCACTCCATCCCACTATTCCAATCAAACAAAACATTATTTTattcactattcttcttatcccagctactccaaccaaatactattttatctatatctgaACTAAACCAAATTCTCAactaaacacaaaattacttaACCCCATCTTTACCCTGAATTTAACTTTATTTCtggaataataaatttttacttaattccGGACCAAACGGTATAAGATTATCTAAGaagcactttttttaaaaaaaaaatttattgaaaactTCACTCCGAAGAAGGTGACGTAATTGCCCGAGTCATTTCATCTTGATCCGATCGACCATCGCAAAAATTTATTGGAAACTTCACTCTGAAGAAGGTGACGTAATTGCCCGAGTCATTTCATCTTGTGTTTCGTAGAATGTTCCCCAACCCAATGAATTGACCAAACGATGTAGaaagtttattaaatattttaataaaaaataaaaaatatataaaatttttataaatacttaCTTTTCATCTCTGTCgtgactttcaaaaatctattttttattttcttaaaatttcaaatcaatatgTTTCTTTCGCCAAGCTTCTCttatatactattcattttatttttttttatgtatattgaaaatatttttaaaaataatataaatatataaataaattatttt
Coding sequences:
- the LOC109722515 gene encoding cytochrome P450 72A15-like, producing the protein MGVGIEVEVESPWAWAWSSATVVVVVVVVGMAVWWGVRMVEWGLRAQGLRGSRYHPFAGDLPENARLNAAARSRPLPLSPSPHRIVTRVFPMFHRVMKLHGKISFIWFGPTPRVTVTDPELVREVLSNKFGHFEKPAASPLVKLLADGLANYEGEKWARHRRILNPAFHLEKLKRMLPSFSTCCTELIARWENLVPSEGSSEIDVWPELQNFTGDVISRTAFGSSYQEGRRIFQLQSELAERLIQAFQYLHIPGYRFLPTKNNRRMKEIDGEIRSLLRGIIGKREKAIKVGEATNDDLLGLMLESNMRYFEENANSNLKMSTDEVIVECKLFYFAGQETTSVLLTWTMVALSMHPEWQARAREEVLQVFGNGRPDFEGLSRLKIVTMIFYEVLRLYPPVIFLNRKTYKEMKLGGITYPPGVTLMLLTIFLHHDPDIWGQDASEFRPERFAEGISKASKDQVAFFPFGWGPRICIGQSFALLEAKMGLSMILQRFTFELSPSYIHAPYTVITLQPQHGAQINFRRL